A single Lolium perenne isolate Kyuss_39 chromosome 6, Kyuss_2.0, whole genome shotgun sequence DNA region contains:
- the LOC139832563 gene encoding uncharacterized protein — protein sequence MVSGDRTETAQPNELDGPSGKPTLAEALEPSSKETSASRFVQHPVYFVSTVLRDARERYTQQQKLLYTLLIASRKLRPYFQAHPIRVVTKYPLETMLRNPNATGRVVEWVIELQPFELMFDTTPTKKSRALTEFTAEWTNASPNDGEAKEETQQPTILTSPTGDKLRYAVQLCFKDTDKCSNNSAKYEGFLAGLRAAVALSVKCLIVQGDTQLLVHFSNKVYKLKDDHMLAYLEEVRRMEKHFLRLGLTFAQRGNNKEANEIARRASHREAQCPGVFEERLFEPYARPPFASPKDLPEDLPPPPTTGAPDYGAGWIDEIRDYLKGGLPPEVDDAAAESLVRRAKNYCLIDGKLYCRRLNGVTLRCIPLEEGKKLINDIHIVKSCKACRFHAKQIHQPTQGIQTIPLSWPFAVWGLDILGPIPRAPGGYRFLYVVIDKFTKWVEVEAVRSIPARSAVKFIKGLVCCFGVPNRIITDNGSQLTSGVVNSYCADIGTRICYASVAHPRSNGQPERTNAEVLKGLKTRRFKKKLKACGKGASKPAGETPFFLIYNAEAVIPAELKHGSPRVLAFHETQQDELRQDDLTLLEEARHRVVVHATQYQ from the exons GGTGATCGCACCGAGACAGCCCAGCCGAATGAGCTCGACGGACCTTCCGGGAAGCCGACCCTCGCGGAGGCTCTCGAGCCTTCCTCTAAAGAAACCTCGGCTTCCCGGTTCGTGCAGCACCCGGTCTACTTCGTCAGCACGGTTTTGCGCGACGCTCGCGAGCGGTACACCCAGCAGCAGAAGCTCCTCTACACGCTCCTCATAGCATCGCGGAAGCTTCGACCCTACTTCCAGGCACATCCGATCAGGGTCGTCACCAAATACCCGCTGGAGACCATGCTGCGCAACCCCAATGCAACAGGGCGGGTAGTGGAATGGGTAATCGAGCTGCAGCCCTTTGAGCTCATGTTCGACACCACTCCTACCAAGAAGAGCCGAGCCCTCACCGAGTTCACCGCAGAATGGACCAATGCATCCCCCAACGACGGGGAAGCGAAGGAGGAAACCCAGCAGCCGA CCATACTTACCTCCCCGACGGGTGACAAGCTGCGCTACGCGGTCCAGCTCTGCTTCAAGGACACCGACAAGTGCTCCAACAACAGCGCCAAGTATGAGGGCTTCCTCGCCGGTCTCAGGGCCGCAGTAGCTCTCAGCGTCAAGTGCCTCATCGTGCAGGGAGACACTCAGCTCCTCGTTCACTTCTCCAACAAGGTCTACAAGCTAAAGGATGATCATATGTTAGCCTACCTCGAGGAGGTACGACGCATGGAAAAACACTTCCTCAGGTTAGGGCTGACCTTCGCACAACGCGGCAACAACAAGGAAGCTAACGAGATCGCAAGGAGGGCGTCCCACAGAGAAGCTCAATGTCCGGGGGTCTTCGAGGAGAGGTTGTTCGAACCCTACGCGAGGCCTCCGTTCGCGTCTCCAAAGGACCTCCCTGAGGATCTCCCACCTCCACCTACCACTGGGGCACCCGACTATG GGGCGGGGTGGATCGACGAGATCCGGGACTACCTCAAGGGAGGCCTCCCCCCAGAGGTTGACGACGCCGCGGCAGAAAGCCTTGTACGGCGTGCCAAGAACTACTGCCTTATCGACGGGAAGCTCTACTGCAGGCGCCTCAACGGGGTCACCCTGCGCTGCATCCCCCTCGAGGAGGGAAAGAAGCTCATCAATGACATTCAC ATTGTCAAGTCCTGCAAAGCATGCAGATTCCACGCCAAGCAGATTCATCAACCGACACAGGGGATTCAAACCATTCCACTCTCATGGCCTttcgcggtctgggggctggACATTCTCGGGCCGATCCCACGAGCACCCGGGGGCTATCGGTTCCTCTACGTTGTCATCGACAAGTTCACTAAGTGGGTGGAGGTGGAAGCTGTACGGTCTATCCCAGCTAGATCCGCGGTGAAGTTCATCAAGGGCTTGGTTTGCTGCTTTGGCGTCCCCAACCGCATCATCACGGACAATGGTAGCCAACTCACCAGTGGGGTCGTCAACTCCTACTGCGCTGACATTGGTACCAGAATCTGCTACGCCTCCGTCGCACACCCACGAAGCAACGGCCAACCTGAGCGCACCAACGCCGAGGTCCTAAAGGGGCTTAAGACAAGGAGATTCAAAAAGAAGCTGAAGGCATGCGGCAAGGG GGCTTCGAAGCCTGCTGGAGAGACTCCTTTCTTCCTCATCTACAACGCTGAAGCGGTCATCCCCGCCGAGCTCAAGCACGGCTCTCCAAGAGTCCTCGCCTTCCACGAGACTCAACAAGACGAGCTACGGCAGGACGACCTCACTCTCCTGGAGGAGGCTCGACACCGGGTTGTTGTCCACGCAACCCAGTACCAGTAA